The stretch of DNA TGCGTCAAACTTTAGTCATGTAGATGGTCCTGTAATCAAAGAAACCAATACAGGCGCAATTACCAATTTTACCTACCCAACAGGAGATAATGGGGTTTATGGTGCGATTGGAATTGAGACAAGATTTCACCATGGAGAATTTTATATTGCGGAGTATTTCTACCAAGGTTATGGTACTTATAATGTAAATGCTGCCGAATTAGACCATGTTAGTTCTTTAGAATATTGGATGTTGGATGAATTAATCGGTGGTACTGGTGAACATTTAAAAGTAACCTTGCATTGGGGACCTCACAGTAATGTTATTTCTCCCTCTAGTATGCGAGTAGGGCATTTCTTTACGCAAGCACCTAGTGTCGTCAATCAGTGGGAGCGAGAAGGGAACAGTCCTGTAATTACAGGAACAGTTGTTAATGGAACAGTTACTTCTGATTATGTGACTTCATTTAGCCCATTTACCTTGGCTGATATGCTCAATCAAATTTCTTTGCCGTTAGAATTGCTTCGTTTTGATGCAACAAAGGTAGAGCGTACTACAAAATTAGAATGGGAAGTAGCCAATGAAAAAGCTGGTGATCGTTACTGTCTTCAGCGAAGTGCTGATGCGCAAAATTTTGAAACCTTAGCTTGTTTTGATGCAACAAGTGATAACAACCAAGCCTTCTATAACTACATCGATCAGACTCCTTTGGTTGGTCATAATTATTACCGTATCCATCATATTGATTATGCAGGTGTCAATGATTATAGCAGAACTAGAGTCGTAACATTTGAAGATCCTAATGCAATGGTATTGGTTTATCCTAGCCCTGCTGACGATCGCCTAACCATAGAACTACCCTTGTTGTCTAAAGGAAATTATGCGATTACAATGATTGATGCTTTAGGGCGTATTTTGATGCAGTCAGAATTAACCAATCAGCAATCTATTTATACCATGAATACAGAAAAATTAACAGCAGGTACTTATGTGATACAAGTTCATGCACCTAATGGAAGTGTTCATACAGAAAAAGTGACGATAAGACATTAATGGTATTCAGGCATACCTAAAAAAGGCACGAGCCATCTCTTTATTAGAGGTGGCTCGTGTTTGTATTAAAGGGTATTTTAACTAAAACTTACCATTTGAGTTTTTCCAATCTTCCTTGTTAGGAATTGTCTCAATGATATCCCAATGTTCTACAATTTTTCCTTCCTCTATTCTAAACAAGTCATAATAAGCGACAGGATCTCCTTTGCCAAATTTACCTTCACTAATCGTTAACACAAAATTACCTTCTCCAAGCACTTGATGGAGTTGGTCATATTGAAGGATTAATCCATTATCTGCAAAGTATTTTAAGGCATTTCCTAAGCCATCTAGCCCATCTGCGATAGTTGAATTATGTTGAAGATATTTTTGAGGATTAATATAATCTGTTAATTTTTCTACCTCCCCATTTTTTAAGACATCGGTTACAAAACCTTTAACCAAAGCTTTATTAGCGGCTGTTTTGTCTAAATCAGTCAAGGCTGTTGCGCCATCTAGTTGAGTTCTACCACTTGGATTTGGAGGAGTGATTTCAGCTAGGTTGTCCCAATGTTCAACAATTTTACCTGCTTCAAACCTAAATACATCAAAAGCAGCTTTGGGTCCAAAAAAATCATATTCAGTATGCGTAAAAACATAGTCTCCATCTTCAAAAGCTCGAATAACTTTCGCTTTAAAACCTTCTGGTGGTGCCATTTTCATGAGTTCCCCAAAACCTTCTAAGCCATCGCCAACGGCTAGATTATGTTGGATATATTTGGTCGGATTAATATAACCAATTGGAGTTTGATCACCCGTGTTAAAACTATTGAGTAGGGCAACCACTTTTTCTTTTTTTGATAAGTTCATTTTTTCCTCTTTTTGAGTTGCTGGAATCGTTGGTGTATTACAATTGATAAAACTGTAAAGAAAGACCACTCCAACCAGTACTGTTATTAATTTCATTGTTGTATTGCTTTGGTAAATAATTCAAGGCAAAATTAGCGCAACAAAGCGTGTAAGGAAAGGTAAAAAAGTGCTTTTGGGCTATCCAAATTGGAAAATTGTTATAAATGGGCTTTTCGAAAGGCCTCGGGAGAAGATTGGGTGTACTTTTTAAAAAATTTATAAAAATTAGTAGGCTCATCAAAACCAGCAGTATAGGCAATTTCTTTGATAGAAGCACTCGAATGAATTAATAGTCGTTTGATTTTTGTAACAATCAACTCATTAATAAAATTTTTAGCAGACTTATGGACAATTTCTTGCACTATATTGTTAAGTGTCTTGGTACTACAGCCCATTGTCTGGGCATAATCCATTACTTTTTTTGTTTTAAAGCAATTGGTCTCTACTAATTTTTGAAAGGCAATAAATTCGGTTAGGTATTTTCGAGGAGTTAAATCACATCCTTTTTGAGCCTTGGCACGATACAGCTTTGCAATAAGAATATGTAAGAGACTTCGTATGATTCCCAACGAATAATCATCAACTACTTGGGTATACTCATTTTGAATATGTTGCCCTAATTGCAGTATATCCGCATATTCTATTGGTGTTAGTTGAATTTTGGGTGAACTCAATAATTCATTAAATAATTGTAGTGCTTTTAGGGCTTCCTGTTGCTCCAAATAACTGGCAATAAAGTCATCTGTAAAAAAGAATAAAAGCCCCTCTGCCTTGCTGAGATGGAATTTGTGAATTTGATCTTTTCGAATGCTAAGAACAGTACCTTGCTGATAGGAATAATCTGTAAAATCAATTGTGTGGCAACCTTGATGGTTTGTTCCTAATAATAAAATATAAAAATTAACTTGATGGAGTGTCGTTAATTCTGCCTGTAGCCTTCCTCTACTCAATAGCTCCTTTAGACTAACCAAATCAAAATTAGATTTGGGGAGCGTTTGATTCTGAAATTTAATTTGTTCTATTTTAGGAAGCATAGGATATACTAGAATCGTATTGATATTAAAATGTTGGTTCTTTGACAACTTGAGCAGAATAGTGAATTACTTTTTGTTGCTTTTGGGGGCGATGCAAAAAGGAAAAGTCCCACAACTAGGCTATTGCAGCGAGTAAAAGGCGATGGTACATTAATTTAGAAAAATGTTCTGTACTCAGCTTTTTTCTATAAAAAGCAGTAAAACGCTCACTCTTTTTTAGCATTTGTTACAAGAGTCGTTAAAGAACTAAAGGCATTAAGCACTTCGTTTGACCATAGAACTTAATAATAAGCCCAACCCTCCACAGAGCAGCACCAAAATCACAATTAAATCAAAAGCTGACATGTACTGTAAACTAAAGTGTGTGTTGGCGATAACACCAAATATTAATGCCACTAAGGAACCGACTGTGATTAACCAAGCTAAAGGATTGCGAGCATTAAAAAACAGCATGCCAACCCCCAGCATAAAAACAATCATAATGGAGCCAGAAGTAACGCCATAACCTCCAACATTAAATAGAGAATATCTGCCATGAAACATCGTGCCTAGATCTACTCGAATAGAATTTAACATTAGGTACAAACCACCAATAAACATAATAAATCCAAGAAAGAAACGCCCGATATTAGTTCCCATAAGTTTAATGTTGAAGTGTTTAAGAGTTTTTGATAAAAAATAGATAAAACAAAACGGTCTTATGTAAGGGATAACATTACAAGTATACTAAAAAATTCCTAGACCCTAATTTTTTAAGATATTCAATTCTTTGTTATCTTGTATAGTTAATGAAAATATTTGATGTTGATTGAAAAACAGTCATTCACCAGAACAATCAATATTTTTAATTTCGATAGTTCCTCTAAAAATCAAAGCCTACCAACCTTAATTATTTACGAACTATTATAATTTGTAATCACTAGAATATGACCACACAAATAAAATCATTCGAACAGTATCAAGAAGTTTATCAAAAAAGTGTCAACCAACCAGAAGTATTTTGGGAAGAACAAGCTGCCTCTTTTATTTGGCGCAAAAAATGGGACAAAACACTAGATTGGGACTTTAGAAAACCAGCGGTAAAATGGTTTGTGGGTGGTAAATTGAATATTACAGAAAATTGCCTAGATCGCCATTTGGAGACTAGAGGAGATAAAACAGCCATCATTTGGGAGCCAAATGAACCCAATGAGCCTACTATAAAATATACTTACAAAGAGTTGCACGCTGAGGTTTGTCAATTTGCCAATGTGCTCAAAGCAAATGGTATCACCAAAGGAGATAGAGTTTGTTTTTATATGCCAATGGTTGCAGAATTGGCGATTGCTGTTTTGGCTTGTGCTAGAATAGGAGCTGTTCATTCGGTCGTATTTGCAGGCTTTTCTGCCAAGGCGTTGGCTGATCGAGTAAAAGATGCCCAAGCCAAAATGATTATTACTTCAGATGGAAATTATAGAGGGGCTAAAAATATTCCTGTTAAGGCGGTTGTTGATGCTGCTTTAGAGCAGGATTGTGATTCCGTAGAAACTGTTATTGTGTATCAGCGTACACAGACAGCGGTGACGATGCAGGATGGGAGAGATAAGTGGTGGCACGAAGAAATGAAGGGGAAAAGCACAAGCTGCGAGGCAACAGAAATGGATGCTGAGGATATGTTGTTTATTTTATACACTTCTGGCTCTACTGGCAAACCCAAAGGAGTCGTGCATACCTGTGGCGGGTATATGGTGTACACCGAGTATTCATTTCAAAATGTATTTCAATATCAAGAAGAGGATGTGTATTGGTGTACGGCAGATATAGGATGGATTACAGGGCATTCGTATATTGTTTATGGTCCTTTGTTGGCTGGAGCGACAACTATGATGTTTGAAGGAGTACCAACGTATCCCGATGCAGGGCGATTTTGGAAAATTTGCGAAAAACATCAAGTCAATCAATTTTATACGGCACCAACTGCCATTCGAGCGCTACAAGCAATGGGAGATGAGCATGTCACGAATAGCGACTTAAGCAGCCTTAAGGTTTTGGGGACGGTCGGAGAGCCTATTAATGATGAAGCCTGGCATTGGTACAACGAAGTGGTTGGACAACAAAAATGCCCTATTGTAGATACTTGGTGGCAAACGGAAACAGGGGGCATCATGATTTCTGCTTTGGCAGGGCATACGCCTCTAAAACCTTGTTATGCTAGTCTGCCTTTACCTGGGATTCAGCCTTGTTTGGTAGATACTGATGGTAATGAAATTGAAGGAAACGATGTAGAAGGTTTGCTTTGTGTAAAATTCCCTTGGCCCTCTATGATCCGAACTACTTATGGGGATCATGAGCGTTGCAGGCAGGTCTATTTTTCGGCTTTTGAGGATAAATATTTTACAGGAGATGGTGCTAGACGAGACGAAAATGGGTTTTATCGAATCATTGGTCGGGTGGATGATGTTATTAATGTATCAGGGCATCGTTTTGGAACGGCTGAAATTGAAGATGCCATTAATGGTCATCTTAATATTGTTGAATCTGCTGTTGTAGGCTATCCACATGATATAAAGGGGCAGGGGATTTATGCTTATGTAATCGCAAATGATGCGGTGGTTGATGAAGCTGAATTTAGAGAAGAAATCTTATTTATTGTTTCTAAAGAAATTGGACGTATTGCTAAGCCAGATAAGATTCAGATTGTAAAAGGGCTGCCTAAAACTCGTTCAGGAAAAATTATGCGCCGTATTTTACGTAAAATAGCAAGTGGCGATGTCTCTAATTTGGGAGATACTTCTACCTTACTCAATCCAGATGTGGTAGAGGAAGTCATTGGAAGTGCATTGGTTGAATAGAGAGCTTTTATGTAACTCGTTCCCCTTCTTTTGAGTGTGTTGAATCGCTTAAAGGAAGGGGATTTTTTGTTTTAGTGAGGCCCTACATTTTAAGAATACAACAAGTGATCAATCTATTAGATAGAATGTTAAAGAGCATAAAAATTAGACTCGTTGTTTGTATTTAGTCTAAATAAATTATATCTTGCGCTAACTAACTACAGATTAATAAAAAATAAAGGACCATGAATCCACTTGAAATAAATAATACGCCTAGTTCTGTTATTCCAAGTTTTGACTGTAAAGATTGCAAAAAGAAGTGTTGCAAAAAATATAAAAAGGGCAAAAAGCAATGTAAACGTTGTCCCAAGTCACCTCAACTTTAGTAGATGCCATTGAAAAAACTAAGGTCTACAAAAAAAGAGACTACGCTCATGACGTAGCCTCTCTCATTTGTATAGTTAAAAAGCAAATTAGATTATTTATAATCTACCTTTTGGTTTTTTTGCTGTAAAAATAATATCAACCCTACGATCTTTAGAATCGCCAGAAGCACTAGTTTTGGCTCCATTGGTAGGGTCTTCTTCTCCCATAGGAATCAGTGTAACCTTATTACCATCCAACCCTTTATTGACCAAGTATTGACGAACGGCAGTTGCACGGCGCATCGACAATTCCATATTCTTTTTGGCATCACCATTTGTGCTTGCATTACCTTTAATGTATACTCGAATTTCATTGCCTTTAGCTTGCTCTTGATCTAAGGCTTGCTTAACGGCATCTAAATTAGCCTCGGAGGTAGCTCCCAATTTAACAGAACCATTGTCAAAGAAAACCTCCCCCACTTTTTTGTATTTTAGAGGTTGATTGTCGATCATCTTTCTAAGCTTTTTAAGCTCTTCTTGATTCTTTTTAATCTCATTACCATGTTGTTCAATTTTGGAGCTGTTTTCTTTAATAGCATCTCCTTGTTGTTGAATGGTTGTCGTATTTTGCTCCAAAATCGTATTGGTTTCTTTTAGAACGGTTTGTAGCGAATCCGTTCTTTTCCGATTTTCATTAATGGTTAATTCTAATTGATTATTTTTGTCTTTTAACACTTTCATGTTCTCCTGCATTTGCTTAATCTTTTTGTTTTCACCAAAGCGATAAGCCAACATAAGTTCATGTTGAGTTCCCATACTCGTATTAAGTTGAGAATCTACCCCAATGCCAAAGGTATAAGCAAAGACAAACTGCCGCTTAATTTCAACGCCTAGTGTAAGATCAATAGAAGCAGTAGCAGTCGTGTTGTTGCTAGAACGATAGCCAACACCTATCCAACCCATTCCGTCTAAACCAACAATCACATTGGCTTCAGCTTGAAAGGGGATGTTCTCGATGATTCTACCCATGAAAACAGGTTGTAAATAAAAACGGTGTTTTTTCTCAACAGGACCAAATAAGTGTTTATAACTAGCAGAAACTAGCCATTGACGAGTATTGACATACCGAAGGTTGTTGGTACTTAACAACTGAAGTCCTGTATTTAAACCTTGAAGCATCGCAGCACCAATATGAAGTCCCTTCCATTGATAATCTAGACCAGCGCTAAAATCAAAAGAAGTTCCATTGCCTTCAGAGGGCAGCAGTTGATTGTCGTTTGGATTTTCAACCGTTGCCGCAGAATAATTAAACCGTTGATGCACAAATCCCAACGATAGCCCTGCGCTTAGACCGTGTTTGAACGCCTTTTGACTACTAAAAGGAATATGATAAGCATAGGTTGCCATGCCTCCAACATTGGTGGTAATGTGCATCTGATCTACATAAAGCATACCGCCAAGTCCCATATTTCCTAGCTTTTCAGTCTTAATGGGAGATTCTAGGCTTATAGCACCACTAAAGGGCGAATTCGGTAGTGAGGTCCATTGTCTTTTAAAATGCAAACTAACCATACCAAAATCATTTTGCCCCGTTCGAGCTGGATTATATAAGTATGGGTTATAAATATAATGATTGAGTAAGGGCAGTTGTTGTGCTTGAATGCTAAATGCACTAAATAGCAAAATTACCCCTATACATTTTTGAATTGTTTTTAACATGATTTTCAATTTAAAAATTTGAAAAGAGACAAAGCTTCTGTAATTGGGAACGACCAACTTTATTACTGCCGTTCCCTAACAAAGTTGCTTTATCGTTTAATAGTTACAGCACCTTTAATTGTCTTATCCTCATTCTCAAGATGGATAATATACCAGTAGGTACCATCGGGTAAATTTTGACCATTGAATGTGCCATACCAATCATTTTGGTAATTCTGTGTATTTAATACTTCTATGCCACCACGAGATACAATTTGCAGTTGATAAGGTCCTATTGCTGGATCTTGTAAGAAATTGACAGACCAGTAATCATTGACCCCATCTCCATTGGGCGTAAATAAATCAACAATTTTTAAATCTTCGATAGTGGGCTGAGTAACGGTAATATTTAATTTAGTAGAAGCGCTGCACCCCAATGTATTATATGTAGATACGGTATAGGTGAATGTGCCTAATCCTGATGGGGTGAATGTTGGATTTGGAATATTGACATTATCCAAATCTGTGGCTGGCGACCATTCATAACCAATGCCCCCTGCTGCCCATAATTGTATTGGAGTACCAAGTACTGTGTTGGTATCAGCTATAACAGTAATGGATGGAGCAGGAGCAATTTCTACATTAGTCGTATACGTTGAAGAGCAATTATTAACGGTTACAACAACGGTATAAAGCCCCGAATCTGCTTGCGTCGCATTGATAATAGGAGTACGACTAGTTGCCGTGAACCCATTTGGACCAGTCCAAGCATAAGTAGCTCCAAATACTTCCTGTACCTCTAGTTTTAGATCTTCTCCAATACATACGGGGCTATTGCTATTGGCAAGCCCAGCATCAGGAAGTGCTGTAATCATAACTAGGGTAGAAAGCGGTAAGGATGCACAGCCATTGGCATCGGTTGCCACTAAACTATAGAATCCTTGGTGATCTGTTTCTAAGACCGCACTAATCGCTATATCTTGCGTTGTCGCTGTAAAACCATTTGGACCTGTCCAATTATAGGTAGCACCAGAAACAGGCGTAGTAGTAATGCTTAAATCCTCTAATTCGCAAAGTGGGCTATTGCTGGTTAGGCTATTCAATACAGGTCTTGTATTAACAGTGACCGTGGTTGAAGTACTATTTGAGGTACATCCATTTAAGCTAACAGCAACCTGATAGGTTCCTGCTTCTGCTGTTGTAATATTGGTTAAGTTAAAATTCTGTAGGGTTGTTGCAAAGCCATTCGGACCTGTCCAATTATAAGTGGCACCAGCAATCGTACTGGATTGTACAAAAACCGTTTCTCCTTCACAAACAGGACTATCATTAAAAGCCGTTGGTGCAGCAGGAAGTTGACGAACATCAACATTAATGCTTGTTAGAGGTGAAATACAATCGCCAGCATCCTCTGCTACAAAAAATACATAGTTACCTACGGCAAGCGTTCCTGTATTAAAGGTACCTGTAGTGTTGGCTGTAGACATTGTAAAACGCCCTAGCTCTGTATTGTTGTTATCGTAAAATACTAAATCACCACTGCCTGAGCCTGTCGCTGATAAAATAGCATCCGAACCACTACAAATGGTAACGTTGGATGCACTAGGAGGATTAGGACTAGGATTTACAACGACTGTAGCCATTGCCATTGCACTAACACAGCCAGTACTATTGTCCGTTTCATTGACATAGTAAGTGGTTGACTGATTAACGATAGAGAGGGGTAAGGTTGTTCCTGTGCCAATCATATTCGTTCCTGTAGCATCACTATACCAATTGAGGGTACCTCCAGAACCAATAGCTGTTAAGGTAGCAGAATTGCCCTCACAAGTTGTGTCTGCTGTTGTTATAGGTGTCGTAGGAATTGGATCAACGGTGACGGTTGCGGTATCAATGGCACTCATACAACCATTCTGGTCTACCGCTGTTACATAAAAATTGGTAGTTGTAGTTAGATTCCCTGTGACAAAAGTATTGGTAGTTGCCACTAAATTGGTGAGCGGAAGGTCACTATACCAGTTGACACTGCCAGAAGCACTAAGGGTAGCAACATTTCCCGCACATATTGTGATATCAGAAGCAGTAGGAGTAGCAGGAAGCGTATTGACCGTTACACCAATAGCAACTAAACCAGACTCACAGGTTCCATTATCTTCTGTTGTATAAAATACATGATTGCCAGCAGCCAAAGTACCAGCGTTAAAGGTTGCGATAGGATTGCCTCCCATATTTATTCGACCAACTTCAGTTGATGTATTGTCATAAAAAACAATATCTCCTAATCCAGATCCCGTAGCTGATAAAATGGCATCTTGCCCTAAACAAACAATTACTGAATTGGAGCTTGGAGGATTGGGAGTGGTATTAACAACAGCTGTAATAGCGATTATATTACTCAAACAACCATTCGCTGAAACTTCTTGAATATAATAAGTCGTATTCTGAGCTAAAGCAGGTGTTGTCAATGAAGTTCCTGTTCCAACTAATATAGTAGCAGAAGCATCGCTATACCAATTTAATGTTCCTCCTGTTCCCATAGCCAATAATGTAGCAGGAGTGCCTGTGCAAACTGTATCTGGGGTTCCTGTAGGATCAGCAGGCAATGGGTTGATGGTAACGGTAACGGTAGTAGCTGGACTTTCACAGCCATTAGCGTCTATTTGAGTTACATAAAAATCAGTAGTAGTAGTGAGGTTGCCTGTGTTATAGGTTGATCCTGTATTTAATAAATTGGTCAATGCCATATCGCTATACCAATTGGTTGTGCCTGTAGCAGTAGCGATTAAAGTAGTTGAATTGCCAGAGCAAATATTGCTGTTATTCGCAGTAGGTGCAGTGGGGATAGCATTAACTGTGACACTAATTGCTGCAGGGTTGGATAAGCAAGTACCATTGTCTTCACGAACACTATAAGTATGCGTACCAGTTGCTAGAGTACCAGCATTAAAAGTAGCATTAGGATTTCCTCCCATTGTTACCCGACCTACTTCTGTAAGTGTGTTATCATAAAATACTAAATCACCTGTTCCTGTGCCAGTAGCCGAGAGGATGACATCATCTCCATTACAAACAAAAACAGGACTAGTGCTTGGCGTATTGGGCAATGGATTGACCGTGATAGTTACAGCTACTAGGTCACTTTGACAAGCGTTACCATCCGATTCTTGTACAAAATAGGTGGTATTTTGGTTTAATGCAGGACTAGTAAAGGAAGTTCCTGTTCCAACAGCATTATTCCCCGCTGCATCGCTAAACCAAGTTGTCGTTCCACCAGAGGAGGTAGCAGTAAGGGTTGCCGTTTGTCCTAAACAGATAGTCGCTCCAGTTCCCGTAGGATTGGTAGGATTGGGATTAACGGTTACAGTAACAAGAGTAAAAGCACTTTCACAGCCATTATTGTCTATTTGAGTTGTATAATAGTTTGTTGTTGTTGTTAATGCTCCTGTTGTATAAGAACTTCCAGTTCCTACTAAGTTCGTTAGTGCTGCATCCGCATACCAGTTGATACTACCTGTTGAGCTTGCGGACAAGGTTGTAGAACCATTGGCACAAATACTAGTTCCTGAAGCAGTTGGAGCACTAGGTAAAGCATTGACCGTAACACCAATTAGATTGAGTGGTGATTCGCAGCTGCCATCATATTCTCTTACATAATAGGTGTGCGCACCTGCGGCTAATGCTCCTAAATTAAGGCTTGCATTAGGTGTTCCAGTTGACATTGTTGTTCGACCAATTTCAGTTAGACTATTGTCATAAAAAACTAAGTCACCAGAACCTGAGCCCGTCGCAGACAAGATAACATCTTCACCAAAGCAGACGGCTATAGGAGTTGTACTAGGTTGGTTCGGTAATGGATTGACAATAACTTCTGCTGAAGTTAGTGGTCCAGTACAAGAGCCTACCGATTGCCCCGCATAGAATACGGTATTTTGATGGAGTACGGGGGTATTTAAGACTAAGGTAGGGGCAGGACCTGTAGCAATATTAATTTGCCCTAGTGCATCACTATACCAGTTGAGGGTACCTGAACCAGTAGTGGATATGGTAGCTGATTGGCCAGCACAAACAGTATCTAAGGTTACGACAGGACCCGCCGAGGTAGGGATTGCATCAAAATCGAAATAAACGGGAGCAGACCAACCACAACAATTGTCCTTAACTCTAAGGCGAAGATGATAATTGACGGTTGCACCTGTTACGGGAGTAGGAAAAGAAGCTACTTTTGTATTGTAAATGCCAATAGGATTGGTCGTATTGTTTGCCCCTTCAAATAATATCCATTCGTACTCTGAAGCAGCAGCAGGGGTATTCATCGTAAAGGTTTGCCCTTCGCAAATCGTAACTGACATGGCGGGATCAAAGGTTGGCAATGCACGAGCTGTATTAATTTGAACAAAACCAGCATAAGTTACCCCATCAATAATAATATCTTGTGATCCTACTGTCGTGTAAGAAATAATAGCAGGGGTAGAACTGTTGGTATAAGAACTTACTCCATTTTCTAAATCATCAATAAACGAAGCAACAGCAGGAAGTCCCCATGTTCCTCCATTTTTAGTAATGATAATTTCGGAATTTTGACAACCTTCTAATGGCTCATTGGTTATTATTTGAGTGATATTAGGAGACGTTGTTGATGTAACCGCTGCTCCACTAACTGTACGTACTTGCTCACTACGCCCGTTAGCACCAGCACCACCATTACCACCACGACCGCCATTGCCACCACGACCACCAACTCCACCAATTCCTACTTCACAAGAAGAACAACCAAACAATCCTCCACTGGTGCCACCTAAGCCACCACCATTGCCGCCAGAACCGCCGTTGCCACCAGAACCAGCATTGCCTCCAAGCGGAGCTGCACCAGCAACCAAGGTTACATTATTGCGAGTCCCATTACTAGCAACGATAAACATAGAAAAGGACCCACCAGATCCCCAACCACCAGTGCCACCTTGACCACCTTGGCCGCCGCCACCGCCGCCGCCGCCACCGCCTCCGGTGCCGTCGGTACAAAAGAAGCAACCTTGACCGCCGCCACCGCCGCCGCCACCGCCGCCACCACCACCGGTGCCGTCAGTACCACTAGCGCTTTGTCCAGAAGGTAGCCAAAAATTACTAAATGTTGTAGAAATTGGTAATGCAGCGCCATTGGAACCATTTACACCAGGAGTTCCAATCGTTCCCACAGTAGCATTTACAGAACTACAAGAACCACTACCATTAGTGCCATTACCATTGCCATAGGCACCGCCTGAGCCACCAGTACCGCCGCCTCCTGCGCCTCCTGCACCACCATTCCCTCCACGGTTGTCTTCAGCACCAGCAGAACCACCAGAACCGCCACCGCCACCTTGACGGGCAGTTCCAGAGTTGCCTCCTGAACCATTTTGACCTGAATTTCGACAGGAAAAATCATTATTGGTGGGAGCACCAGTAATACCACCGCCGCCTGTACCACCATTTCCTCCACGGTTGGTCGTACAATCATCATCACAATCTGCGGCACTACCTGTACCACCTGTGCTACCAGCAATAGCTGTAGGTCTATTGATACCGTTTATGCCTCTAGTTCCTGATCCTGTATTCATGGTACAGCGTTCTAGATGCCAGCCATTGGAACTACGGAAATAGAAACCATAAACACTATTACCTCTATTAGCTGTTGTTCCAGATGCTGTACCAGAAGTGCCTCCATTTTTTACGTTAAAGGTAATATCTTGGATTAATTGATTGTTCTGTCCAATAGCTTCAACTCCAATGTAGTAGCCTACATTTGTTCCTGTACTACCATCATAGGCAGAAGTTTCTAATGGAGAGTTGATATTGATTGTAGTAGTCAAACTACTATTTTTTCGACCGATACCTAATACAACTTCCCAATCACCATCAATGATAATATCATCACAT from Aureispira anguillae encodes:
- a CDS encoding Ig-like domain-containing protein, whose product is MKINLLKSQWFYRCSILLCLAVYWSNPALAQCDVIYASPTGITTNDGSEANPVDLSTALNQACLQNRKHIRLLSGTYNLTHKIIIGCDDIIIDGDWEVVLGIGRKNSSLTTTININSPLETSAYDGSTGTNVGYYIGVEAIGQNNQLIQDITFNVKNGGTSGTASGTTANRGNSVYGFYFRSSNGWHLERCTMNTGSGTRGINGINRPTAIAGSTGGTGSAADCDDDCTTNRGGNGGTGGGGITGAPTNNDFSCRNSGQNGSGGNSGTARQGGGGGSGGSAGAEDNRGGNGGAGGAGGGGTGGSGGAYGNGNGTNGSGSCSSVNATVGTIGTPGVNGSNGAALPISTTFSNFWLPSGQSASGTDGTGGGGGGGGGGGGGQGCFFCTDGTGGGGGGGGGGGQGGQGGTGGWGSGGSFSMFIVASNGTRNNVTLVAGAAPLGGNAGSGGNGGSGGNGGGLGGTSGGLFGCSSCEVGIGGVGGRGGNGGRGGNGGAGANGRSEQVRTVSGAAVTSTTSPNITQIITNEPLEGCQNSEIIITKNGGTWGLPAVASFIDDLENGVSSYTNSSTPAIISYTTVGSQDIIIDGVTYAGFVQINTARALPTFDPAMSVTICEGQTFTMNTPAAASEYEWILFEGANNTTNPIGIYNTKVASFPTPVTGATVNYHLRLRVKDNCCGWSAPVYFDFDAIPTSAGPVVTLDTVCAGQSATISTTGSGTLNWYSDALGQINIATGPAPTLVLNTPVLHQNTVFYAGQSVGSCTGPLTSAEVIVNPLPNQPSTTPIAVCFGEDVILSATGSGSGDLVFYDNSLTEIGRTTMSTGTPNASLNLGALAAGAHTYYVREYDGSCESPLNLIGVTVNALPSAPTASGTSICANGSTTLSASSTGSINWYADAALTNLVGTGSSYTTGALTTTTNYYTTQIDNNGCESAFTLVTVTVNPNPTNPTGTGATICLGQTATLTATSSGGTTTWFSDAAGNNAVGTGTSFTSPALNQNTTYFVQESDGNACQSDLVAVTITVNPLPNTPSTSPVFVCNGDDVILSATGTGTGDLVFYDNTLTEVGRVTMGGNPNATFNAGTLATGTHTYSVREDNGTCLSNPAAISVTVNAIPTAPTANNSNICSGNSTTLIATATGTTNWYSDMALTNLLNTGSTYNTGNLTTTTDFYVTQIDANGCESPATTVTVTINPLPADPTGTPDTVCTGTPATLLAMGTGGTLNWYSDASATILVGTGTSLTTPALAQNTTYYIQEVSANGCLSNIIAITAVVNTTPNPPSSNSVIVCLGQDAILSATGSGLGDIVFYDNTSTEVGRINMGGNPIATFNAGTLAAGNHVFYTTEDNGTCESGLVAIGVTVNTLPATPTASDITICAGNVATLSASGSVNWYSDLPLTNLVATTNTFVTGNLTTTTNFYVTAVDQNGCMSAIDTATVTVDPIPTTPITTADTTCEGNSATLTAIGSGGTLNWYSDATGTNMIGTGTTLPLSIVNQSTTYYVNETDNSTGCVSAMAMATVVVNPSPNPPSASNVTICSGSDAILSATGSGSGDLVFYDNNNTELGRFTMSTANTTGTFNTGTLAVGNYVFFVAEDAGDCISPLTSINVDVRQLPAAPTAFNDSPVCEGETVFVQSSTIAGATYNWTGPNGFATTLQNFNLTNITTAEAGTYQVAVSLNGCTSNSTSTTVTVNTRPVLNSLTSNSPLCELEDLSITTTPVSGATYNWTGPNGFTATTQDIAISAVLETDHQGFYSLVATDANGCASLPLSTLVMITALPDAGLANSNSPVCIGEDLKLEVQEVFGATYAWTGPNGFTATSRTPIINATQADSGLYTVVVTVNNCSSTYTTNVEIAPAPSITVIADTNTVLGTPIQLWAAGGIGYEWSPATDLDNVNIPNPTFTPSGLGTFTYTVSTYNTLGCSASTKLNITVTQPTIEDLKIVDLFTPNGDGVNDYWSVNFLQDPAIGPYQLQIVSRGGIEVLNTQNYQNDWYGTFNGQNLPDGTYWYIIHLENEDKTIKGAVTIKR